One genomic window of Manduca sexta isolate Smith_Timp_Sample1 chromosome 4, JHU_Msex_v1.0, whole genome shotgun sequence includes the following:
- the LOC115448772 gene encoding protein CBFA2T3 — MEAKVKEEVPDKDYTQPNTTERRKSTTAGKEHRSPELEESRTSPTPGPPSPQNNGTAAALSSTESLSPPLPEGSRSAPALQRLRRFLSALQQFATDVSADTGERVRQLIYNLVAGTMNIEEFQTGVQECTNYPLRASVPGFLRALLPLAQRDLHARARRAKQTVLQYIRSHEHLILESGGDSSDIFAPQQSTSTETGIKRRASDPFYDAAQTNGAHSEDFPPQAKRPPPSSLFLNPSPFLYPLPSNANLFDYGHYHPYHAGQAEGSFERRDGGITVRDVSSMNAPFEPRPGPGLMRSDDEWRNINTMLNCILSMVEKTKRALAILQQRGVEPTESNDIKRAASEIMATAVRQTEERVTEVRRRAEEAVNQVKRQALLELQRAVGAAETKALELVAAERGKMERMADRRHSPPPGRDLSPNATGQQNCCWNCGRKAQETCSGCNAARYCGAFCQHKDWENHHQVCSGRDQKPTALRTSPPTSTLAKTLTRSTTPITATSNPPPDNRLSLTTLNSAERLLTTDRLPSTDRIALATLSTAQGLAGLGKK, encoded by the exons atGGAGGCGAAAGTAAAGGAAGAAGTGCCGGACAAAGACTACACACAGCCGAACACTACGGAGAGGAGAAAAT CTACAACAGCAGGCAAAGAGCACAGATCTCCTGAGCTGGAAGAATCCAGGACATCACCAACTCCTGGCCCTCCGAGCCCTCAAAATAATGGGACCGctg CGGCCCTATCCTCGACGGAGTCTCTTTCCCCGCCCCTTCCCGAAGGATCGCGGTCTGCTCCAGCGCTTCAGCGCTTGCGCCGCTTTCTGTCAGCGCTGCAGCAGTTCGCTACCGACGTAAGCGCAGATACGGGCGAGAGAGTGCGACAACTTATATACAATCTTGTT GCGGGAACTATGAACATCGAAGAGTTCCAAACGGGAGTGCAGGAGTGCACTAACTACCCGCTCCGAGCGTCAGTGCCGGGGTTCTTGCGGGCCTTGCTGCCTCTAGCGCAAAGGGATTTGCACGCAAGAGCTCGGAGAGCTAAACAA ACTGTCCTGCAATACATCAGATCGCACGAACACCTGATCCTGGAGTCAGGAGGCGACAGCAGCGACATCTTCGCGCCACAGCAGTCCACAAGCACAGAGACCGGCATCAAGAGACGGGCTAGTGATCC gtTCTACGACGCTGCACAAACCAACGGAGCTCATTCGGAAGACTTCCCTCCTCAGGCTAAGCGTCCTCCCCCCTCCAGCCTGTTCCTGAACCCCTCTCCCTTCCTGTACCCTCTGCCGAGTAATGCCAACCTGTTTGACTACGGCCACTACCACCCGTACCACGCGGGGCAGGCTGAAGGAAGCTTCGAAAGGAGAGATG GCGGTATCACAGTACGCGACGTGTCCTCGATGAACGCGCCGTTCGAGCCGAGACCAGGTCCTGGACTAATGAGGAGCGATGATGAATGGCGCAACATCAACACCATGCTCAACTGCATCCTCAGCATGGTGGAGAAGACCAAGCGAGCCCTCGCGATACTGCAGCAACGAG gaGTAGAGCCAACAGAAAGCAATGACATCAAGCGGGCGGCGAGCGAGATCATGGCCACAGCAGTGAGGCAGACTGAGGAGAGGGTCACTGAAGTGAGAAGGAGGGCGGAGGAAGCTGTCAACCAG GTAAAACGCCAAGCGCTGCTAGAACTACAAAGGGCGGTAGGGGCAGCGGAAACCAAGGCCCTGGAACTGGTGGCAGCAGAGAGGGGCAAGATGGAGCGCATGGCTGACCGACGGCACAGCCCCCCGCCCGGCAGGGACCTCAGCCCTAATGCTACTGGACAGCAGAAT TGCTGCTGGAACTGCGGTCGCAAGGCCCAAGAGACTTGTTCTGGGTGTAACGCGGCGCGGTACTGCGGCGCCTTCTGTCAGCACAAGGACTGGGAGAACCATCATCAG GTATGCAGCGGACGAGACCAGAAACCAACCGCGCTCCGAACCTCCCCACCAACCTCCACCCTGGCCAAAACGCTCACCAGGTCGACCACTCCCATCACAGCAACCAGCAACCCGCCGCCAGACAACCGTCTGTCCCTCACCACGCTCAACTCAGCGGAGCGGTTGCTAACCACTGACCGTCTGCCCAGCACTGACAGGATTGCCCTGGCTACCCTGTCCACTGCGCAGGGCCTGGCCGGGTTAGGGAAGAAATGA